The Prunus persica cultivar Lovell chromosome G7, Prunus_persica_NCBIv2, whole genome shotgun sequence genome has a segment encoding these proteins:
- the LOC18770814 gene encoding protein phosphatase 1 regulatory subunit pprA produces MDDQTGAPPPAPNSEGYDDPTMEDDPSSTVLDLTSFQLHDLESIELPPTLTELDVTANRLTSLDTRIATLSSLKKLSLRQNLIEDAAVEPISRWDALSGIEELVLRDNKLTKIPDVTIFIKLLVFDVSFNEITSLHGLSKVSSKLKELYVSKNEVAKIEEIDHLHELLILELGSNRLRVMENLQNMTHLQELWLGRNRIKVVNLCGLKCIKKISLQSNRLTSMTGFEECVALEELYLSHNGISKMEGLSTLVNLHILDVSNNKLTSVNGIENLTMLEDLWLNDNSIDSVEGIAEVVAGSREKLTTIYLENNPCAKSPNYAAALRQIFPNIQQIDCHIFA; encoded by the exons ATGGACGACCAGACCGGAGCACCGCCACCGGCTCCGAATTCGGAAGGCTACGATGATCCGACAATGGAGGACGATCCTTCCTCGACGGTCCTCGATCTCACCAGCTTCCAACTCCACGATCTGGAGTCGATCGAGTTACCACCGACTCTAACCGAGTTAGACGTGACGGCGAACCGCCTCACCAGCTTGGACACTCGGATTGCAACCCTCTCGAGCCTTAAGAAACTCTCACTCCGCCAAAACCTCATTGAAGACGCCGCCGTTGAGCCGATCTCTCGTTGGGACGCTCTGTCCGGTATCGAG GAGTTGGTGCTGAGGGATAATAAGCTAACGAAAATACCCGATGTTACCATATTCATCAAGCTTTTGGTTTTCGATGTTTCTTTCAACGAGATTACGTCGTTACATGGATTGTCCAAGGTCTCCAGCAAGCTCAAGGAGCTCTATGTTTCCAAAAATGAAGTTGCCAAGATTGAAGAGATTGACCACCTCCATGAGCTTCTAATTCTTGAGCTTGGTTCCAACAGATTACGG GTGATGGAGAATTTGCAGAACATGACACATTTACAAGAGCTGTGGCTTGGGCGGAATCGAATTAAGGTAGTGAATTTGTGTGGGCTGAAATGCATCAAGAAGATTAGCTTACAAAGCAATCGCTTAACTTCTATGACTGGATTCGAG GAGTGTGTTGCTCTAGAGGAATTGTACTTGAGCCATAATGGTATTTCAAAAATGGAAGGCCTCTCAACCTTAGTCAACCTACATATCTTGGATGTATCAAACAATAAGCTAACGTCAGTGAATGGCATTGAAAACCTAACAAT GTTAGAAGACCTGTGGCTTAATGACAACAGCATAGACTCAGTTGAAGGCATTGCTGAGGTTGTTGCTGGTTCAAGAGAGAAGCTCACTACCATTTATCTCGAGAATAATCCATGT GCGAAATCTCCAAACTATGCTGCTGCCTTGAGACAAATCTTCCCAAATATACAGCAAATTGATTGTCATATATTTGCTTAA
- the LOC18770275 gene encoding uncharacterized protein LOC18770275 has translation MAQILRDRVFGNSKRHSQRHNPIQTTMPVYPVEDLPNPFGELGPNLSDSELRETVYEILVGACRSSGAKPLTYIPQSEKTDRSDRTTLTSLPSSLQRSTSSAASRVKKALGLKQTASSRRRLGDGDSVSQGKTKRSGTVWELMRVQMRVSEQTDTRVRRALLRVAAGQLGKRIECMVLPLELLQQFKTSDFPSQQEYEAWQRRNLKVLEAGLLLYPSLPLDKKDTAPQQLQKIIRGALEKPIETGKHNESMQVLRSVVMSLACRSFDGSVSDTCHWVDGFPLNLRLYQMLLESCFDPNEETSVIEELDEVLDLIKKTWPVLGINQILHNLCFSWVLFHRYVTTGQVDNDLLSASSNLLEEVEQDANGTKDPSYLKILSSTLSSILGWAEKRLLAYRDIFHSGNIESMQNILSLGLLSAKILIEDISHEYRRKRKGVNVARDRVDAYIRSSMRSAFAQKLEKVGSSKRLSKSQNNLIPGLSALAQDVSELAFSEKGIFGPVLKRWHPFATGVAMATLHSCYGNELKQFVTGISELTPDTIQVLRAADKLEKDLVQIAVEDSVDSEDGGKSIIREMPPYEAEAVIANLVKAWIRTRVDRLKEWVDRNLQQEVWNPRATKERFAPSAIEVLRIIDETLEAFFMLPIPIHAALVPELMTGLDRCLQHYISKAKSGCGTRSTFIPALPALTRCSAGSKFHGVFKKKERSHISQRRKSQVGTTNGDSSFGIPQLCVRINTLQLIRMELGVFEKRIMAHLGNSESTQGDNIANGTGKMFELSASASVEGIQQLCEATAYKVIFHDLSHVLWDGLYVVDVSSSRIEPFLQELEQYLEIISSTVHDRVRTRVITDVMKASFDGFLLVLLAGGPSRTFTEKDSDIIEEDFKFLTDLFWSNGDGLPTDLINKLSTTVKGILPLYRTDTNSLIEQFKRVTLDGSPAKSRMPMPPTSGQWNSNEPNTLLRVLCCRNDETAAKFLKKTYNLPKKL, from the exons ATGGCTCAGATTCTCAGAGACAGAGTATTTGGAAATTCAAAGAGACACAGCCAACGCcataatccaatccaaaccaCCATGCCCGTATACCCAGTTGAAGACCTCCCCAACCCATTTGGCGAACTGGGTCCGAACCTCTCCGACTCGGAGCTCCGAGAAACCGTCTACGAGATCTTAGTCGGAGCCTGCCGGAGCTCTGGAGCCAAACCGCTTACTTACATCCCGCAGTCCGAGAAGACCGATCGGTCCGACCGGACTACTCTGACTTCGTTGCCATCATCGCTTCAGAGGTCAACGTCATCAGCGGCGAGCCGGGTCAAGAAGGCTCTGGGTTTGAAGCAAACGGCATCGTCTAGGAGGAGACTCGGTGATGGTGATTCAGTGAGTCAGGGGAAGACTAAGCGGTCTGGGACGGTTTGGGAGCTCATGAGGGTTCAGATGAGGGTTTCGGAGCAGACTGATACCAGGGTCAGGAGAGCCCTTTTAAGGGTTGCTGCTGGTCAG CTTGGAAAGCGTATAGAGTGCATGGTTTTGCCTCTTGAGCTACTACAGCAGTTCAAGACTTCAGATTTTCCCAGTCAGCAAGAATATGAAGCCTGGCAGAGGAGAAATTTGAAGGTTCTTGAAGCAGGGCTTCTTTTATATCCTTCTTTGCCTTTAGATAAGAAAGACACTGCTCCTCAACAGCTCCAGAAGATTATTCGTGGGGCCTTAGAGAAACCCATAGAAACTGGAAAGCACAATGAGTCGATGCAAGTTCTCCGCAGTGTTGTTATGTCTCTTGCTTGCAGATCATTTGATGGTTCTGTTTCTGACACATGCCACTGGGTAGATGGATTTCCATTGAACCTTAGGCTCTACCAAATGCTCCTAGAATCATGTTTTGACCCGAATGAAGAAACGTCTGTTATTGAAGAGCTTGATGAGGTTTTAGACCTCATAAAGAAGACCTGGCCAGTCCTCGGAATAAACCAAATTCTGCATAATCTTTGTTTCTCATGGGTTTTATTTCATCGTTATGTTACAACTGGCCAAGTGGATAATGACCTGCTGTCTGCATCCAGTAACCTGTTAGAGGAAGTTGAACAAGATGCCAATGGCACAAAAGATCCATCTTATTTGAAGATCTTAAGTTCAACATTGAGTTCAATATTGGGTTGGGCTGAGAAAAGGCTTCTTGCCTACCGTGATATTTTCCACAGTGGCAATATTGAATCAATGCAAAACATTCTCTCCCTGGGGTTATTGTCAGCGAAAATATTGATAGAAGATATTTCTCACGAGTACCGTAGGAAGAGGAAAGGAGTTAATGTGGCTCGTGACAGGGTTGATGCTTACATAAGATCATCAATGCGCTCTGCTTTTGCACAG AAACTGGAAAAGGTAGGTTCTAGCAAGCGTTTGTCGAAGAGCCAAAACAATCTTATTCCTGGCCTTTCTGCCCTTGCACAAGATGTTAGTGAACTGGCTTTTAGTGAGAAGGGGATATTTGGTCCAGTATTGAAGAGATGGCACCCTTTTGCAACAGGCGTTGCTATGGCCACACTGCATTCTTGTTATGGAAATGAGCTGAAGCAATTTGTGACGGGTATCAGTGAGTTGACTCCAGATACCATACAAGTGCTGAGAGCTGCTGACAAATTGGAGAAGGATCTTGTGCAGATTGCCGTTGAAGATTCAGTGGATAGTGAGGATGGTGGGAAATCCATCATAAGGGAGATGCCTCCTTACGAGGCTGAAGCTGTAATTGCCAATCTGGTAAAGGCTTGGATAAGGACAAGAGTGGACAGGCTGAAGGAATGGGTTGACAGAAATCTGCAACAAGAG GTATGGAATCCAAGGGCAACCAAAGAGCGATTTGCTCCTTCTGCCATTGAAGTTTTACGCATTATAGATGAAACATTGGAAGCATTCTTTATGTTGCCAATACCTATACATGCTGCCTTGGTTCCAGAACTGATGACTGGCCTTGACAGATGTCTTCAACACTATATCTCAAAGGCCAAGTCTGGCTGTG GGACCAGAAGTACTTTCATTCCCGCTTTACCTGCTTTGACCAGATGTTCAGCTGGATCAAAATTTCATGGTGTATTCAAGAAGAAGGAAAGGTCACATATAAGTCAGAGAAGGAAATCTCAGGTTGGAACTACAAATGGGGACAGCTCCTTTGGAATTCCGCAACTTTGTGTTCGCATTAATACTTTGCAGCTTATTCGAATGGAGTTGGGAGTTTTTGAGAAAAGGATAATGGCCCATCTAGGGAACTCTGAATCCACTCAAGGGGACAATATTGCAAATGGAACAGGCAAAATGTTTGAGCTTTCAGCGTCTGCTTCTGTAGAAGGGATCCAACAACTTTGTGAAGCAACAGCATACAAGGTCATTTTCCATGACCTAAGTCATGTTCTTTGGGATGGCTTGTATGTTGTGGATGTTTCGTCTTCTAGAATTGAGCCATTTCTTCAGGAACTTGAGCAATATTTGGAGATTATTTCATCAACAGTGCATGACAGAGTTAGAACGCGTGTAATTACTGATGTGATGAAAGCTTCTTTCGATGGGTTCTTGTTGGTTTTGCTAGCTGGAGGCCCTTCTCGCACTTTCACAGAAAAAGATTCTGACATAATAGAGGAGGATTTTAAGTTTCTGACCGATTTATTCTGGTCAAATGGGGATGGATTGCCCACAGATTTGATAAATAAGTTATCAACCACTGTTAAAGGCATCCTTCCTCTGTACCGTACTGATACCAATAGCCTTATTGAACAGTTCAAACGTGTGACTTTGGATGGCTCTCCTGCTAAATCCCGGATGCCAATGCCTCCAACTTCAGGTCAGTGGAACTCCAATGAACCAAACACACTTCTGCGTGTCTTGTGTTGTCGAAATGACGAGACCGCAGCAAAGTTTCTTAAGAAGACTTATAACTTGCCTAAGAAGCTGTAA
- the LOC18769916 gene encoding dolichyl-diphosphooligosaccharide--protein glycosyltransferase subunit STT3A, protein MAASETSNGTSLRHAFGNVLSFFILILIGVLAFSIRLFSVIKYESVIHEFDPYFNYRVTQFLTKNGIYDFWNWFDDRTWYPLGRVIGGTVYPGLTLTAGTLWWLLNSLNIPLSVETICVFTAPIFSAFTSWATYLLTREVKGAGAGLTAAALIAMVPSYISRSVAGSYDNEAVAIFALIFTFYLYIKTLNTGSLFYATLNAIAYFYMVCSWGGYTFIINLIPMHVLLCIVTGRYSSRLYIAYAPLVVLGTLLAALVPVVGFNAVMTSEHFASFLVFIIIHVVAFVYYIKGILSPKMFKVAVTLVLSIGLIICIAVIAVLVALVASSPTKGWSGRSLSLLDPTYASKYIPIIASVSEHQPPTWPSYFMDINVLAFLVPAGIIACFSPLSDASSFVILYIVTSVYFSGVMVRLMLVLAPAACIMSGIALSEAFDVFTRSIKFQLPGLPGFSEVDAGDTSSESTVPQTEVPKTDKSGETLKERPSRKNRKKEKEPVEKPSIKSQIEKRLLVLPFEGSVLAIFLLVLLGAFYVVHCVWAAAEAYSAPSIVLTSYSNDGLHVFDDFREAYAWLSHNTEVDDKVASWWDYGYQTTAMANRTVIVDNNTWNNTHIATVGTAMSSPEKAAWEIFNSLDVKYVLVVFGGLVGYPSDDINKFLWMVRIGGGVFPHIKEPDYLRDGQYRIDSQATPTMLNSLMYKLSYYRFVDTDGKGFDRVRRTEIGKKYFKLTHFEEVFTTHHWMVRIYKLKPPRNRIRGKTKKSKSKSSSSSSSTKRSSTRKNPWH, encoded by the exons ATGGCGGCCTCGGAGACCTCTAATGGCACATCCTTGAGGCATGCTTTTGGAAATGTCCTCTCCTTCTTCATCCTCATCCTGATCGGTGTTCTCGCATTTTCGATCCGTCTCTTCTCT GTCATAAAATACGAGAGTGTAATTCACGAGTTTGATCCTTATTTCAATTACAGAGTCACTCAG TTTCTGACAAAGAATggaatatatgatttttggaACTGGTTTGATGATCGAACCTG GTATCCTCTTGGTCGTGTGATTGGTGGAACTGTTTACCCTGGATTGACCTTGACAGCAGGAACACTATGGTG GTTGTTGAATTCATTAAACATTCCTCTTTCTGTGGAAACTATTTGTGTATTTACTGCGCCTATATTCTCTGCTTTCACATCATGGGCAACTTACCTTCTGACTCGG GAAGTTAAGGGTGCTGGTGCTGGACTAACAGCTGCAGCTCTTATAGCCATG gTCCCATCGTATATTTCTCGCTCAGTGGCTGGAAGCTATGACAATGAAGCCGTGGCTATTTTTGCTTTGATCTTCACTTTCTATCTTTATATAAAG ACACTGAATACAGGATCCCTCTTTTATGCAACTCTTAACGCCATAGCATACTTTTACATG GTTTGCTCTTGGGGAGGCTACACATTTATTATTAACCTTATTCCAATGCATGTGCTTCTCTGCATTGTAACGGGTCGCTACTCTTCTCGTCTGTACATTGCATATGCTCCTCTT GTTGTGTTGGGAACATTGTTAGCTGCTTTGGTGCCGGTAGTTGGATTTAATGCTGTCATGACATCAGAACATTTTGCGTCCTTCTTG gtttttattattatacatGTGGTCGCTTTTGTGTACTATATCAAAGGGATTCTCTCTCCAAAAATGTTCAAAGTGGCTGTTACGCTTGTTCTATCCATTGGCCT GATAATATGTATTGCTGTGATAGCAGTACTTGTAGCTTTGGTGGCTTCAAGCCCAACAAAGGGATGGAGTGGGCGAAGCCTTAGTCTACTTGATCC AACTTATGCAAGCAAGTACATACCGATTATTGCTAGTGTTAGTGAGCATCAACCTCCTACTTGGCCCTCTTACTTCATGGACATTAATGTGTTGGCATTCTTGGTTCCAGCTGGCATTATT GCTTGCTTTTCACCCTTATCAGATGCAAGCTCTTTTGTGATCCTTTACATTGTAACTTCTGTATATTTCTCTGGAGTCATG GTGCGGCTTATGCTAGTACTTGCTCCAGCAGCCTGCATCATGTCTGGGATTGCTCTATCTGAAGCTTTTGATGTTTTCACACGATCAATCAAGTTTCAGTTACCTGGTTTACCAGGATTTTCTGAAGTTGAT GCTGGGGATACCAGTTCTGAGAGCACTGTACCGCAGACTGAAGTGCCAAAGACAGATAAAAGTGGAGAGACATTGAAGGAGAGACCCTCAAGAAAGAAcaggaagaaggaaaaggaacCAGTTGAAAAGCCTTCCATTAAATCTCAAATTGAAAAGAGACTTCTGGTTTTACCATTTGAGGGATCTGTTCTTGCTATTTTTCTACTTGTGTTGCTTGGAGCCTTCTATGTG GTTCATTGTGTCTGGGCAGCAGCTGAAGCTTATTCAGCCCCATCTATTGTTCTAACATCTTATTCAAATGATGGTCTCCATGTTTTTGATGATTTTAGAGAGGCTTATGCATGGTTAAGCCACAACACTGAGGTGGATGATAAA GTTGCATCTTGGTGGGATTATGGGTACCAAACTACTGCCATGGCTAACCGCACTGTCATTGTTGACAATAATACATGGAACAACACACATATTGCAACTGTCGGTACTGCCATGTCTTCACCGGAAAAGGCGGCTTGGGAAATTTTTAACTCGTTGGACGTAAAATatgttcttgttgtttttggaG GTCTTGTTGGCTACCCCAGTGATGATATTAATAAGTTCCTGTGGATGGTCCGTATCGGAGGGGGTGTATTCCCTCATATCAAGGAACCTGATTACTTG AGGGATGGTCAGTATCGGATTGACTCTCAGGCCACCCCCACCATGCTCAATTCTCTCATGTACAAACTCTCTTATTACAG GTTTGTGGACACCGATGGTAAAGGCTTTGATAGGGTGAGGCGAACAGAAATTGGAAAGAAATATTTCAAACTCACCCATTTTGAAGAG GTATTCACAACCCACCATTGGATGGTTCGGATTTACAAACTAAAACCACCAAGGAACAGGATCCGCGGAAAGACAAAGAAGTCAAAATCG AAATCAAGCTCATCGAGTAGCAGCACAAAAAGAAGTAGCACACGAAAGAATCCTTGGCACTGA